Proteins encoded within one genomic window of Triticum aestivum cultivar Chinese Spring chromosome 2D, IWGSC CS RefSeq v2.1, whole genome shotgun sequence:
- the LOC123048640 gene encoding uncharacterized protein has protein sequence MAKTQQQPWLVQFNGTSKPVLVAPFEGWRRWDDAPGMPVLEGKRCIGLDGGWSLMLDEVTNGCSLVSIADTSPSAPTVIALPPLPEDAPPPHLLFSCALSSQTPPDCTVVLSFFTGMTSLIHCRLGDAEWSCLQVDLPEEGDEFDGPITAGPEGRVYATTMLSLVAVDASSPTLAVKTMERHPPSCPVHEGYKCYPVACPGGDLFLVRCCNFGYPSEVVDIKVFRWNRDDNAWEAVETIGDRTFFVGRFSFAVPSAAEAGTQPNCIHMLHRDCGEAGVYTMSLDNMTIRLSVVKGCDEDQLLWALPTSFGLKAARSIDTPDDVSNEVIQRRTAHCRREEEKEGTTASPDERRWCELDTDLLQLLLSKISFIDFIHINAVCKQWNSNNSPIQDAKVSPLLMTTRSAGRTKEDLLEIFDPVSKKKYIIKVYIPASSLKSWGSHLLHYTKNGWVIMSRSGDHMFFLVNPFKNYSDGGHVIALPPLDVLGLKGLSFSSVPGSSDFVVLAVGSTPGGEVIIIQTWRMGDEEWKEECLSDDDAPFFMASHSPVFLDGVFYFLDINGRLGVVDPNEDEMEFCVLKKPDQPIRGSDEVHLRERECNYLVEWKGELIAIFRKNANGSVRMFKLDRSQMLWSELQGIEDAAVFWDRSNALIAVPPAGDDLCNKMFLPNYTETEGGGRTQAFYSFQEQCYYPSFCSKEPMNAIWFQPDLDVFTVTHH, from the exons ATGGCCAAGACACAGCAGCAGCCGTGGTTGGTACAATTCAACGGCACGAGCAAGCCCGTCCTCGTCGCACCGTTCGAGGGATGGCGCCGCTGGGACGACGCGCCGGGCATGCCGGTGCTGGAAGGGAAACGATGCATCGGCCTGGATGGAGGTTGGTCGCTCATGCTCGACGAGGTTACCAACGGGTGCTCCCTCGTGAGCATCGCTGATACGTCGCCGTCGGCCCCCACTGTGATCGCTCTCCCGCCCTTGCCCGAGGACGCGCCACCGCCGCACCTGCTGTTCAGCTGCGCGCTCTCGTCGCAAACCCCACCCGACTGCACCGTTGTGCTCAGCTTTTTTACGGGtatgacgtccctcatccactgccGTCTCGGCGATGCTGAGTGGTCCTGCCTCCAAGTGGACCTCCCCGAGGAGGGAGACGAGTTCGACGGCCCCATAACCGCCGGCCCGGAGGGGAGGGTGTACGCAACGACCATGCTATCCCTGGTGGCCGTCGATGCGTCGAGCCCGACGTTGGCCGTCAAGACGATGGAGAGGCATCCGCCGTCCTGCCCCGTGCACGAAGGGTACAAGTGCTACCCGGTAGCATGCCCTGGTGGAGATCTCTTCTTGGTGCGCTGCTGCAACTTTGGCTACCCGTCAGAGGTTGTGGATATAAAGGTTTTTCGATGGAATCGAGATGACAACGCGTGGGAGGCGGTTGAAACTATTGGGGACAGAACATTTTTCGTGGGTAGGTTTTCTTTCGCGGTCCCATCGGCGGCTGAAGCAGGAACCCAGCCCAACTGCATCCATATGCTTCACAGAGATTGCGGTGAAGCTGGTGTCTATACCATGTCTCTGGACAATATGACCATAAGGCTCAGTGTAGTCAAGGGATGTGATGAGGACCAACTACTCTGGGCTCTTCCCACTAG CTTCGGTTTGAAAGCAGCACGATCCATTGACACTCCTGATGATGTCTCCAATGAG GTGATTCAAAGAAGAACTGCACATTGCCGCAGAGAGGAAGAAAAAGAGGGCACTACGGCCTCTCCCGATGAGAGGCGGTGGTGTGAACTCGATACCGACTTGCTGCAGCTACTACTATCCAAGATTTCATTCATTGATTTCATACACATTAATGCTGTCTGCAAGCAATGGAACTCCAATAACAGCCCGATCCAAGATGCAAAAGTGTCGCCATTGCTCATGACAACTCGGTCAGCAGGTAGGACCAAGGAGGATCTTCTCGAGATTTTCGATCCAGTGAGCAAGAAGAAATACATCATCAAGGTTTACATCCCCGCTTCAAGTCTCAAATCATGGGGATCGCATTTATTGCATTACACAAAGAACGGTTGGGTCATCATGTCAAGAAGCGGCGACCACATGTTCTTCCTAGTGAATCCGTTCAAGAATTACTCGGATGGTGGCCATGTGATTGCTCTTCCACCTTTGGATGTCCTTGGCCTCAAAGGATTGTCGTTTTCTTCGGTACCAGGTTCTTCGGACTTCGTGGTCCTCGCCGTAGGATCTACCCCTGGCGGCGAAGTTATCATTATACAAACTTGGCGAATGGGAGATGAAGAGTGGAAGGAAGAATGCTTAAGCGACGATGACGCACCGTTCTTCATGGCATCTCACAGCCCCGTCTTCCTAGACGGAGTCTTCTATTTTCTGGACATCAATGGCAGGCTTGGAGTCGTGGACCCGAACGAGGATGAGATGGAATTTTGCGTCCTCAAAAAGCCGGATCAACCAATACGTGGAAGCGATGAGGTGCATCTTCGTGAACGGGAGTGCAACTATCTGGTGGAGTGGAAGGGGGAGCTAATTGCCATTTTCCGGAAGAATGCCAATGGATCGGTCAGAATGTTCAAGCTAGACCGGTCTCAGATGCTTTGGTCGGAGTTGCAAGGTATAGAGGATGCGGCTGTGTTCTGGGATAGGAGCAATGCTCTGATTGCTGTGCCGCCGGCCGGAGATGATTTATGTAACAAGATGTTCCTACCGAACTATACTGAGACCGAAGGTGGTGGAAGGACGCAGGCATTCTACTCATTTCAGGAGCAA